The Chryseolinea soli nucleotide sequence AGGGGAAATATTTTCAGATTATGCTTACGGGCATGGTCGACAGCCGCGGCGACCAATTGCTTGCCGGCATTCTTCCCGCGCAAGGCGTCAGAGACTTCTGTATGATTGATGATGATGCGGGTGTCACCTGCTTTGGTAAAGATCATTTCGGCCAGGCGCTTGCCGTTTTCCTCTACATAAAAATATCCCCGTGTGCCCGATTCTTCCAATTTTATATCCATGTGTTTATTTTGATTTGTATCGAATTCCCAAAACTGTCATCACGATAAAAAGTGCAGCCACCACCGTCAGGGCCACGCGCAGGGTGTGGGCGTCGGCGATGAAGCCGATCACGGGTGGGCCAATGAGAAATCCGGAGTACCCCACCGTGGTGACCATCGCCAGCGCCACGCTCGAGGGAAGCTCGCGTGTGTTGCCGGCGATGCTGTAGGCGATGGGCACGATGGTGGAAAGGCCCAGGCCTACAAGAAAAAATCCGGCAATGGAAACATAGGGCAAGGGAATCACCAGTGCCAGTGAAAGACCGGCGAAGGCGAGTATGCCGCCGAGGATGATCATCGTTCGATCGCCAAAGGTTGCCCGTGCCCCGTCTCCAAAGAATCGTCCCAAGGTCATGGCCGTGGCAAATGCCGAAAGGGCGATCGGTGCCAGCGCCTTGGTGGAACGCGCGATGTTCTCCATAAAGTTCACGGTCCATTCCGACATGGCCCCCTCTCCCATCATACAACAAAATGCGATGACGCCCACGCTGATCAGGGATGCATTGGGAAGCCGGAACAAGGGTCCATCGGTATGTGCGCCGGGGTCGGGCTTATCGTGTATCAGATTTCTGCTGGCCCAGGCGACCGCCGCGAGCGAAACGCCGGCCACGATCAGGAAATGTGATTCCAGGTCGACCCTGATGTCGGTAAACAACGCAGCTGACCATGCGCCCAACATCATGCCCAGGCTGAAGAAGGCATGGAAAGATGTCATGATGGGGCGTTTGTATTCCCGCTCCACCATCACGGCCTGCGCGTTTATGGCCACGTCGTACATGCCCGTGATCACGCCGATGCAAAAGTAGAGTGCCACCAGCGCGGCAAAATTTGGCATGAGGGGGATCAACGGTACAACGGCGGAATAAAGGATCGCCGTGAGCAACGAGATGCTGCGGCTACCGTTTTTGATAATCACCCACCCGGCAAACGGCATGGCCGCAACGGCTCCGATAGACAAGGAGAACAACACCAAACCAATGTCGCCATTGTCGGCCCCATAAAGTTCCTGTATGCGCGGCAGCCGCGCCACCCAATTGGCCAGGATAAATCCGTTGACAAAGAAAGTTATTTTTACAGCGATTCGATGGCGCAGCACGAAGTTGATGTTTTGATATTTCAGTTACTGCTAAGGTATGATTTTCCCGCAAAGGCTTGGAGTGAAATCTATTTACGGGGAAATGTTTTAGGACGGGCGCTCGCCGAATCGTGCGCGCACCAAGCTTAGCCTACCAAAAATCAGGCTTTTGCGTCACACCGCCCGACTCGCGACAGTCCATGCAGATCGCGGTCGTGGATACATAACCCTCCGGTAAACCCATCCCATAGGGATACACGAGAAGTGTGTTGTCGGATAATGTTCTGACAATCGACATGCGAATGGAATCCGGGGGACAAAAGTAATGGGG carries:
- a CDS encoding GNAT family N-acetyltransferase; this translates as MDIKLEESGTRGYFYVEENGKRLAEMIFTKAGDTRIIINHTEVSDALRGKNAGKQLVAAAVDHARKHNLKIFPLCPFAKSVFDRVTEYQDVLDK
- a CDS encoding MFS transporter, translated to MLRHRIAVKITFFVNGFILANWVARLPRIQELYGADNGDIGLVLFSLSIGAVAAMPFAGWVIIKNGSRSISLLTAILYSAVVPLIPLMPNFAALVALYFCIGVITGMYDVAINAQAVMVEREYKRPIMTSFHAFFSLGMMLGAWSAALFTDIRVDLESHFLIVAGVSLAAVAWASRNLIHDKPDPGAHTDGPLFRLPNASLISVGVIAFCCMMGEGAMSEWTVNFMENIARSTKALAPIALSAFATAMTLGRFFGDGARATFGDRTMIILGGILAFAGLSLALVIPLPYVSIAGFFLVGLGLSTIVPIAYSIAGNTRELPSSVALAMVTTVGYSGFLIGPPVIGFIADAHTLRVALTVVAALFIVMTVLGIRYKSK